A genomic region of Pogona vitticeps strain Pit_001003342236 chromosome 15, PviZW2.1, whole genome shotgun sequence contains the following coding sequences:
- the CIART gene encoding circadian-associated transcriptional repressor has protein sequence MAIMESSNIVSSRESLYSVESEEEDEEQRCGEGEVFLSDSGSDVEKEVGPLRHRQDTCPKRRNFLFSPRSGRTNPGLLFRGHKHQPPKPLGLIPSARLPPVDPCCHYPEKMFCNRLMDTDSNLPRQTASQKRTENGCRKRLSTVLGGGQPHVYTAQPPVHGKKRQRNEETEGREDSPTPCWTARDLLFAQKCCELQGFVRPLMELLNRLKTGRFDRALSSFQQSVAMDRIQRIIGVLQKPEMGERYLGTLLQVERMLKVWFPHIALKMSHTNSAAVAAEKTCETRKNFQDRRAVPDSVESPPTEELHQTHLTDPDFSDSETRTPLGEPGRFPGDWPAMNMTWIHTAPISNPPLGHMDFSQVNPTFGQAFPGPRAGSTYGLIVFLQNNAAVPGNVNPVMPLGSFHTSPVCFHSNIPAPGPSEHPRCQSLPGPTTVGSHLPRGTLGCLSKSLPNLPTSIMELNGQVSNGRPTCNCSS, from the exons ATGGCCATCATGGAGTCCTCCAACATTGTCTCTTCCCGGGAGTCTTTGTATTCCGTTGAGAGTGAAGAAGAGGATGAGGAGCAGCGCTGTGGGGAAGGAGAGGTCTTCCTTTCAGATAGCGGGAGTGATGTGGAGAAAGAAGTCGGCCCTCTGAGGCACCGACAAGACACGTGTCCAAAGAGGCGGAACTTTTTATTTTCTCCGAGATCGGGACGGACTAATCCAGGCCTGCTTTTCCGTGGCCACAAGCACCAGCCTCCGAAGCCACTGGGCTTGATaccttcagcaaggctgccacctGTGGACCCTTGTTGCCATTATCCTGAGAAGATGTTCTGCAATCGCCTGATGGATACTGACAGCAACCTTCCCAGACAAACTGCAAGCCAAAAGAGGACAGAGAACGGTTGCCGTAAGCGCCTGAGCACTGTCCTGGGAGGTGGTCAGCCCCATGTATACACGGCACAGCCACCGGTTCATGGCAAAAAGAGGCAGCGGAATGAGGAGACGGAGGGACGGGAAGACTCGCCCACTCCTTGTTGGACTGCGAGGGACCTactctttgcacaaaag TGCTGTGAGCTTCAGGGATTTGTCCGCCCACTGATGGAGCTTCTCAACAGGCTGAAGACGGGACGCTTTGACCGAG CCCTTAGCAGCTTCCAGCAAAGCGTGGCAATGGATCGGATCCAGCGGATAATTGGTGTCCTACAGAAGCCAGAGATGGG GGAGCGCTATCTGGGCACCCTCCTGCAGGTGGAGAGGATGTTGAAGGTCTGGTTTCCTCACATCGCCTTAAAGATGTCCCATACCAACAGTGCTGCAGTGGCAGCAGAAAAAACATGTGAGACTAGAAAG AATTTCCAGGACAGGAGGGCAGTCCCAGACTCTGTGGAAAGCCCCCCCACGGAAGAGTTGCACCAGACACACCTCACAGACCCTGACTTCTCTGACAGCGAAACCCGCACTCCACTGGGGGAACCAGGGCGCTTTCCGGGTGACTGGCCTGCCATGAACATGACCTGGATCCACACTGCACCCATTTCGAATCCTCCTTTGGGGCACATGGACTTCTCACAGGTGAATCCCACATTTGGGCAAGCCTTTCCGGGACCCAGAGCTGGCAGCACATATGGCCTCATTGTCTTCCTACAGAACAATGCAGCTGTTCCAGGCAATGTGAACCCTGTGATGCCTTTGGGTTCCTTCCATACCTCTCCAGTCTGCTTCCATTCCAACATCCCAGCTCCAGGGCCCAGTGAGCACCCTCGATGTCAGAGCCTGCCTGGCCCCACAACTGTGGGTAGCCACCTCCCCAGAGGAACACTTGGCTGCTTGTCAAAGTCTCTACCCAACTTGCCTACATCCATTATGGAGCTCAACGGACAAGTGTCTAATGGAAGGCCCACATGTAACTGCAGTTCTTGA
- the MRPS21 gene encoding small ribosomal subunit protein bS21m isoform X1: MALVFPVPVRCLSVFERSEEYFWRTPPPVCKWEFLRGPEASDHHFLYVETAVFKMSRHLRFIARTVMVPNGNVDAAYRVLHRILTTDGIIDEAKRRRYYEKPCRKRYREAYETCRRIYNDEMNRKINFLIRKKRPDPWLGC; this comes from the exons ATGGCGCTTGTGTTTCCGGTTCCGGTTCGGTGTCTGTCCGTCTTTGAGAGGAGCGAGGAGTACTTCtggaggacacccccccc GGTGTGCAAGTGGGAGTTTCTGCGTGGACCAGAAGCTAGCGACCACCACTTCCTTTATGTAGAAACTGCTGTATTTAAGATGTCCCGCCACCTGAGATTTATTGCTCGGACAGTCATGGTCCCCAACGGCAACGTGGATGCTGCCTACCGAGTTCTGCACAG GATCCTAACCACGGATGGGATTATAGATGAGGCCAAGCGCCGCCGATATTATGAGAAGCCATGCCGGAAGAGATATCGAGAAGCTTATGAGACTTGCCGCAGGATTTACAATGACGAAATGAACCGGAAGATCAATTTTCTCATACGGAAGAAACGTCCAGACCCTTGGCTTGGTTGCTAA
- the MRPS21 gene encoding small ribosomal subunit protein bS21m isoform X2, whose protein sequence is MSRHLRFIARTVMVPNGNVDAAYRVLHRILTTDGIIDEAKRRRYYEKPCRKRYREAYETCRRIYNDEMNRKINFLIRKKRPDPWLGC, encoded by the exons ATGTCCCGCCACCTGAGATTTATTGCTCGGACAGTCATGGTCCCCAACGGCAACGTGGATGCTGCCTACCGAGTTCTGCACAG GATCCTAACCACGGATGGGATTATAGATGAGGCCAAGCGCCGCCGATATTATGAGAAGCCATGCCGGAAGAGATATCGAGAAGCTTATGAGACTTGCCGCAGGATTTACAATGACGAAATGAACCGGAAGATCAATTTTCTCATACGGAAGAAACGTCCAGACCCTTGGCTTGGTTGCTAA